One stretch of Paenibacillus sp. FSL R5-0341 DNA includes these proteins:
- a CDS encoding aspartyl-phosphate phosphatase Spo0E family protein: MVMSLDLKNKIEKARHNLHMLVEHNKGGLGHPDVIRQSMALDELINEYNRISRNHSRS, translated from the coding sequence ATGGTTATGAGTTTGGATTTGAAAAATAAAATAGAAAAGGCCAGACATAACCTTCATATGCTGGTAGAGCATAACAAGGGTGGTCTTGGACATCCCGATGTGATTCGGCAGTCTATGGCATTGGACGAATTAATTAATGAGTATAACCGAATTAGCCGAAATCATTCACGGTCCTGA